A stretch of the Gossypium hirsutum isolate 1008001.06 chromosome D07, Gossypium_hirsutum_v2.1, whole genome shotgun sequence genome encodes the following:
- the LOC107954248 gene encoding uncharacterized protein encodes MATTARGVGDSNPDDDDELNFLLSQQHHELMAAHSLESDLDFAFQLQLQEALSASLSPHTSQPPPPPPQPPVQNDTVFSLTSQMLSKLQQESLDHKRCLLETQKLKDDLKRRVHDEKFARRIADMPEELWEDWGDFFERPFGEGCSKELCWDETDSEIDSVDGVSDNEYDFRIYFKGLISEEKVKDKASNYAGIGVAICDFRDNLILEITKPLVGVGLSKQAAELKALIEGLNAALSLELDRIEFCCDYYPIYQYITRRWPPKQRKISMLVNQVLLLQRKFTDCRPILMARNDIKYAFKLAREAIVSQVTQPVEQNESKSVKETCVICLEDTDSGSMFSVDGCMHRYCFSCMKQHVEVKLLHGTVPKCPHEGCKSELTVDSCRKFLTPKMIETLKQRTKEASIPVTERVYCPYPRCSTLMSRSEVLEYSKDALVRAERSGARKCLKCHALFCINCKVPWHSDMTCQDYKRKNPLPPVEDLKLKSLASMNLWRQCVKCNHIIELSEGCYHMTCRCGYEFCYNCGAEWKNKKATCSCPLWEEDLIWTENRDTDEEEMDEDSDYDDGWFVF; translated from the exons ATGGCGACGACAGCAAGAGGAGTAGGAGACTCAAACCCAGACGACGACGACGAACTCAACTTTTTACTTTCCCAGCAGCACCACGAACTCATGGCTGCCCATTCCCTCGAGTCCGACCTCGACTTTGCCTTCCAGCTCCAACTCCAAGAAGCCCTCTCCGCTTCCCTTTCTCCCCACACTTCCCAACCCCCACCGCCGCCGCCACAGCCCCCCGTCCAAAACGACACCGTCTTCTCCTTAACGTCTCAAATGCTCTCCAAACTCCAACAAGAATCACTTGATCACAAGCGCTGCCTCCTCGAAACCCAGAAACTCAAGGACGACCTCAAGCGTCGGGTCCACGACGAGAAATTCGCCCGCCGGATTGCCGACATGCCCGAAGAACTTTGGGAGGATTGGGGCGATTTCTTCGAACGTCCCTTCGGTGAAGGGTGTTCTAAAGAACTTTGTTGGGATGAAACTGACAGCGAGATCGACTCCGTTGATGGTGTTTCTGACAATGAATATGATTTTCGTATTTACTTCAAGGGATTGATTagtgaagaaaaggttaaagacAAGGCATCCAACTACGCGGGGATTGGAGTTGCGATTTGTGATTTTAGGGATaatttgattttggaaattaCAAAGCCTTTAGTTGGAGTTGGGTTGAGCAAACAAGCAGCTGAGCTTAAGGCGTTGATCGAAGGGCTTAACGCTGCTTTGTCTTTGGAGCTTGATAGGATTGAATTCTGCTGTGATTATTATCCCATTTATCAATAC ATTACTAGGAGATGGCCTCCAAAGCAGAGGAAGATTTCAATGTTAGTGAATCAAGTATTACTTCTTCAAAGAAAGTTTACTGATTGCCGCCCCATACTCATGGCACGTAACGATATTAAATATGCCTTTAAGCTTGCAAGGGAAGCAATAGTATCTCAGGTCACTCAGCCTGTAGAGCAAAATGAAAGCAAGAGTGTGAAAGAGACTTGTGTTATCTGCTTAGAAGATACTGATTCTGGGAGCATGTTTTCAGTTGATGGATGCATGCATCGATACTGCTTTTCTTGTATGAAACAGCATGTGGAGGTGAAGTTGCTACATGGGACGGTGCCCAAATGTCCTCATGAGGGTTGCAAGTCTGAGCTTACTGTTGACAGCTGTAGAAAATTTTTGACCCCTAAAATGATTGAGACATTGAAACAAAGAACGAAGGAGGCATCAATTCCTGTCACTGAGAGAGTTTATTGCCCATATCCTAGGTGCTCAACCTTAATGTCAAGAAGTGAGGTTTTAGAATATTCTAAGGATGCACTTGTCAGAGCTGAAAGATCTGGTGCCAGGAAATGCCTGAAGTGTCATGCCCTTTTCTGTATCAACTGCAAGGTTCCTTGGCACAGTGACATGACATGTCAAGATTACAAAAGAAAGAATCCCCTTCCACCTGTAGAAGATCTTAAGCTGAAGTCACTTGCAAGCATGAATTTGTGGCGCCAGTGTGTGAAGTGCAACCACATTATAGAACTTTCTGAGGGTTGCTACCACATGACTTGCAG ATGCGGATATGAGTTTTGCTATAATTGTGGGGCTGAGTGGAAGAACAAAAAGGCAACTTGTTCTTGCCCGCTTTGGGAGGAGGATTTGATTTGGACTGAAAACAGAGACACAGATGAAGAAGAGATGGATGAAGACTCTGACTACGATGATGGTTGGTTTGTCTTCTGA